The sequence below is a genomic window from Theobroma cacao cultivar B97-61/B2 chromosome 6, Criollo_cocoa_genome_V2, whole genome shotgun sequence.
AACAGAGGAAAAGAAGCTTCCTAAGGAATACATATACATATGATAAATGCATGTACATGTATGCATGcagaaaaatacaaaaatggACAGTTCCAgttaagaaaaggaaaatgaacaCTGAAACTTCCATAGATTGAAGATTACCGCTTTATAGCAATTCCGTATAAGGAAAATATCACTTAAACACATATAAAAGTACACCATTGCAACAGCAAAACAGGTCACGACTATTTATTGGCTACGCAATTAGGGAGCTTCGAATAGTGAGAAAATAGTTAATGACTACAAAAATGAAACATGATGTTACACATGCACTTCAGGTGAAACATCTTGGGCATGGAACCTCAGTTTCCATGACATCAAAATTGCAGAATTTGACAGCTTAAGTAATCCTCAACAAGATTTGACAGCTCAAGTAATCCTCAACAGGGAAGAAGAAGCTTCCTAAGGAGTACATAGACGTATAATAAATGCATGTACATGTGGTGTGCATGCATgcacaaagaaaaaaaaatgaaagctcaactgaagaaaagaaaaaggaacacTGAATCATCTTATTCACTGCTCACTGAAAGCTAATAATAAATTCAACCTTGGTCTTGCTCTTATCCCATATGATTGGAATCTGAAGAGCATTGAAGATTCTATAAAGAAGCCCCATCCAACAATATTTCTGTCACTTTTTTATATTCCCCATCCATGAAATCTGTCTAACTAGTCTTCTATTCATCAACTTACTCAAACTTCTAAAGATAACTACTCTTAACATGATCCAAATCTTGGATGCTCCAAAAACAtatcaacatataaaaaacttcaaaaagtTGGGACATGGCCCTTTTAAGGTAtatttaccaaaaaaaaaaaagaagatgaaaaagaaaaagtaaagatGACTATATGGTGTGTATGATTCACTAGGGCAATCAAATAATGATTTGCATTTTGCAAGAATCTAGGCCTAGGCAAGTTTGTTAAGCAGTGATAggtatatttctttttatttgactCTGAAATTTTTCGTTTCTGAAAGGTCATGTTGGCTTCTGgtgttagaaaaaaaaaaaaaaacattatgttcttcacataattaataatttatggcTGCACTCTCTAGCACTCATTCATCCTACTTTGTTCCTAATTTGATATACCAACAAAAGATGAGCATGGTGCAGACAAGAATTAATGGATCACAAAGTCCACTGAAATGACATGCAATACCCACAAAATGTTAACTTTATGAACTAACCCTATGCATTTTTCTTGTCtgaaacattttaaaaataatctaaTGCCAACACTGAAAACACATTTTAAAAGCCAAATGGCATTATCATAAACTAATGAGGAACTTGAGTGCAAATTTTCAGCAAAATACCACTAGACTTATTTATACCAATGACTCTTGTGCAGTAATTTATCATTCAAATCCTAGAGATATGGCCATTTATGGACAATGGGGGCACACCAAAGATACAAATTGTTAAAGCTTATATGTACATCTGACATAACATACCTGATACACAGCTTCAACCACAATGTAGCGCCGCAATTTCTTAGCCCGCTGATTCTCTGCGGTAATTTTCTCAAGAGTTTTTTCTAGAGATTCCATATCATTGTGTTTGAAATAAACAATGGTGCTTCTAGAAAGGTAGAGGCCATTTTGTATACCCCAGTGTACTCCCTCATCGCTGGATAACCAAACACaaacataatatatatgataatGAGATATAAATCTACACCTAAAAGATTCTAAAAAGGTATTGAAAGCAAAGACACAAACTTATGCTAAGATAAGCAAGGAATGATAGAACAGGACACAAGGACTGGAAAGATCATACATGTGCATATACAATCGAACAAAGATCagaaaataaacaagaaaaatgaaaaactggAACAACTCAATAGGCAATTTGGGCCTCTGAATACAAGCTTTATCCCTTTAAAATTGCAGCTGTTCCATTCTGCCCAAATacacaaatcaaacaaagggAATTAAACAATCTTCATATGGATTCCTCCAAATTTCCCTTCCAAGATTACAACAATGCAGTCTACCAGGAATTAGATAGGATACACCAGAAAAAGAAGATGCTACCACCACAACTCCCTCAATACCGAATAGTAAAGCAAAAAATGATCCACTCTCTTAGCATTATTCATacacataatttaattaatttgttttataattctAAACCATACAATAATTGATTAGTTTAGTTTTAACAATTCTGTAAACAGCTGGGCATCACTTATAGCAGCCCATTGcaaaacatattataatctGGGTTGTGAAACCATCTAGCAATGAGTCAATCCAGTTGTTAATTCAGTAAAAGAAGCTCCAGTAGGAtacaagaaagaaacaaatgtCTATTGCCATGCTTGGGAATTTCAGGTGCATTCAGCAATCAATTCTATCTCACAATGCAAAAATTGAGAGAGGGATAGCAAGAGCATAACaaaataaggagaaagaaagagtaaatcaatcaatttcaCAAGTTATCCATTCCACAGCTTACCATATCAAATTCTGGCTAATAGTCACatatttaaccaattaaagcaGTAAAagtattttacttacacaaCTATTATGTCACCCTTTTTACAAAAACAAGGGATTGCACTGAACATGGTGGAAAGCCCATAAGAATAGAGGATGGAATCAGGCGTTCCCAAAAACTTTGCTATTCTGGCCTCGCAATCAAGGTGGACATCTGAACAACAGAAGGTTGTCACAATCTGAATCTTGTTCTTATAGAAGTTTAGGAAGAGACCTCCAAAGTACAAAATTTAAAGTTGCTTCAGTATTGATGCTTACCAATTGTTCCATAGAATCCACGAGGACCACAAGAACCAACACCATATTTCTCCAATGCAGAGGTACATGATTCCTGAAATAacacattttattaattcatattttcatatcTTAGTTACAAAAGTCCCCTTGAAAACATAGTCTGGTTATAACTTCCAccaagtttttaaaaatatacacTTCTACTTTGAGAAGCCAgcttttttaataatattcaaCACCCTTCATAAACAAATTTTAGACAAGGTAAATGTATATTCTTAGGAAACATCAAGTGGGAGAGTGTATGTTTTGAGGTAAATTTGGAGAGGATTGTCATTATGCTATCTTGATATAGggtttttgtaatttattcCCTGGTCCTTAATCTGCTAACAAAATAGaagaataaatatataatagcGACAGATTCCTCACAAGTAACTTTTCATGCCCTATAAATCCAAGATAATTTGCAGAAGCAAAGTTCACAACTTCTTTGCCATTGATTATCGTATGAGGCCCTGCAGCACTGCATAAAGATAGACTCATAAGCTAGGACACCTTTGGAAAAAATTCACTTTGAGTATTTTAACTAATATAACAATTCATGAGTAGTTACCAAAATTCTATAAAGTTCCCATGCAAAGGCATACaccaataaaaataacatacaggaataattcataattatgattccaaatgaaaacaaaattggGGAAGAGATTAAATGacgtaaaaaagaaaaaaaaatgcatacaTTATTTGGAAACAAAATCCATTCAGTTTGGGAGAGAAAAAACATGGAAATAATACTTGGACAAAACGCATATCTCCCAAATCTTCAAAATGGAGGAGGAAAGGAATAAATGTAAGTAgaaccaaaatttttcaagagtCAAATGCAATTCAAAATATGTAAAGATAACAATTATATTCACCTTTCCAACACTGGGGGTTCACTCTGCATCTCTTCAGTAATAGGAGGAATAAGAGATTCTGGAACCCATTCATCACATAGCTCATCTATTTCCTACAGACATTTGGGAGACTTCTCAGAATGTTAGGCTAACGCAAAAGCGTCGACatcaaaaagaataataaggaAAACTACAATATACAAGCATGAAACTAAAAGCATATCAATCATAGAACAGAATAAGATTACAATCTGACACAGATGCACCATTTAGATAAGTTAGTCTAATAGTAAAAACATATCAATTGTTAGAACACCAAGGGACTTGATCCAACACACATCACCAAACCCTTCAGCagaaaattttatgcttaaacaTAAAGGTACAAGTGTATATGGCTACCTAGAGACAATCCAATGATGATGTGCACATGCGAACTTGAAActtttttacttaataaaattcattgcAGAATGTAAGAACAATTTGATTCGggtaaaaagaataaaaagaggTGAAGCTAGGATGCAGATTACACATGTAAAAGGAGTAAAGAATGGCGTACTATTGTTGGACCTTTCAAAGATATAGTCCTTCATCAAATGGAGTTGAAAAAGGACATGAATTGAAAAGCTGTCAAACAATTTTCAATGGTAGTAAGGCTTCAAATATGGCAGCACAAATCAGACTACAATCatgaaagaaaattcttttaatcaTTAAACATTCTGGTCCAAATAACATGATCAGCCAAATCCTAGCTATGAAATATTGAATACACATATCACATTAATAGATTCACAGAACTGTGATCCCAACCACATAAACATGAAGTAGTATCTACCCAAGgggaaaatcaaaatttaaaagtagaATTGCAGCACACCTTCTTTGTTAACGGTCGCTTAGGAGGCTTGTAACTTTTCTGGGAAAGCAGAAAAAGAATGACCACCAAAAGAAGCACCTCCACAAACAAATGCCCTATAAACAAACTTGAAAAAGTTCATGATAAACACGTAAAGCATGGATAGGAGACAAGATAGAATCATGTAATTAAGATTTTTGTGAAGGTACCTCCTATGTGGACTCCAAACACTACAGCTCGTGCAGAAGGGGCATCCAAAGCCAAAGTGACCCAATTTAAAGTGGCATTAACTAAGTTTAAAGCAGCTGATTCCATAGCAGTTGGCAAACAAAAGGATCCAATGACTAACTTTTTTTGCTCTAAAGCATTGAGGAATACAGCCCACTGACCTCAACCCTGCAGCCATTAATTAACAGCTTAAGTTCCgaaaaaaagcaaaagcaaaaggaTAGAAAGCA
It includes:
- the LOC18595588 gene encoding long chain base biosynthesis protein 1 isoform X1 encodes the protein MESAALNLVNATLNWVTLALDAPSARAVVFGVHIGGHLFVEVLLLVVILFLLSQKSYKPPKRPLTKKEIDELCDEWVPESLIPPITEEMQSEPPVLESAAGPHTIINGKEVVNFASANYLGFIGHEKLLESCTSALEKYGVGSCGPRGFYGTIDVHLDCEARIAKFLGTPDSILYSYGLSTMFSAIPCFCKKGDIIVVDEGVHWGIQNGLYLSRSTIVYFKHNDMESLEKTLEKITAENQRAKKLRRYIVVEAVYQNSGQIAPLDKIIRLKEKYRFRVLLDESNSFGVLGRTGRGLTEYCGVPIEKIDIVTAAMGHALATEGGFCTGTARVIDHQRLSSSGYVFSASLPPYLASAAITAIDVLEQNPELTSKLKENVAILWKGLSDILGLSVASNPESPIVFLRLEKSTGSVKSDLQLLEEIADRALKEDSIFVVVSKRSTLDKCPLPVGIRLFVSAAHIESDLLKACASLKRVAAEVLSLRDRR